TCGGGTCACAAGGTCTACGGATTTCTACGATGCCATTCGAACCCCTCACTCGCATTTCAGTTGCCTCTTAAATATGCAAGTGAGAGACTTTAGGCTGCTATATGGTATAAAAATGAAATGCGACCGCATTTAAGACTTCGAAACCATGCAGAAAGTGCAGGCAGCCCTGTAGCAACTTGTAGACAGGTTATTaaacacacaaacgcacacaacTTTGGCGCAAATCTTCCCATAGTTTTTGCTCGGACAGATCTGGGTGGGTAGCTAACAGGAAACGGACTGACTTTATACCTGCAAACATTGGTATACATTGGGATTCATGTGAAATATGTACAGATATAGTATTATTATTGTTGCAGATGTGAACTTTCTCTTAACCCCataataatatgaaaaaaatgaacattttaaacACTATGACAAGAGCTGGTGTCAGACATGCTGTTTATTACCCCTGTTCGTTCTCATTCAATACTCATGTTCTCGATGGATGGAGATGAGTCTGCTGTCGTGTCTTGTCTCATTTTATTTATCATCACTCTCTGTTAGCAAAGTGCAGTTTGTATATTAACAATACAGGGAGCACCGGGAGTTGTTGGATATGTGCTTATGTTTTTCCTTTTAAAGTCATTTGTGTATCATACAATTTTATCTTTTGATTATATAATAattgttattataattataaagaCAATTGATGGGCCTGTATgcatctctctgtctctcttctGTGTTAACTAGCAGAGTTTATGAATTTGTTAGAAAGAGAAAAACAACATGAATTCATCATCATCTAAGATCTATGACCATGGGAAGCTTGGAGACCTGCATCATGTCGCGTTCACTTGTTGATCAAACTGTTGGAAAAGATGTTTGACTGTCACGTGTTGGTGGATCATTACGTTCTATCAATTGGATTAAAACATGTACAATTGAAATCGATTTGTTTTTCTAAGGATGTGAAATATTTCCATTATGTTTTGTAAGTAAAGACTTAAGCCCCATTGAGTTTCATTGGCTTGTTTTTTGAAGAGCAGCACCGCGTTGTGTCGAAACGCGGAACGGGCGGGAAACGCCTGTGTGGAGGAGTGGCCGCCGGACAAAGGTGCGTGTGTTATACGCGCTCACGACTTAAAATTTGGCATTTAAAATCTTATATGCACTATTAGGTCTGCTAAATTCtataaatatctttaaaataatcCGTTAAACGGTGCTAGGCAGTAATGGCGGATTGAGTCTCTGGCCACTGAGCACCTGCACTCCTCACAGGAACGCTGGTACACGCCCTCAACGCATATTGGATAGAATTCGCTGACACGTCATGTCCGCCATCTCCAGTTGGCTAATCGAGACGTCAGTCAAAAGATCTTGTGGTAATTTATTCATCTCCGCCGTCTCTGATTGGACGGCGCGCTTGGCAATCAGAGGTACCACATCTTCATATGCTCCGATGGAGAGTtagtaaaaaaatacagaattttcatttttgggtgaactatcccacTGGTGGGACGTTTGGCATTACATATCTTGACAAACtgtatatcattggaaagctctaagaatgtagtttttatatttcaaaacctttttttttcattaaacctCATTGTTTGAGATTTTACcttgaaatttggatcagaAGTAGTTGAGACTTGGCTTTATTTTTGTAGCATTTTGggagtaaaacattttcatttttatgggttttaaatattaaatgtatacgttattgcattatttaaatttttttaatcatttttttcatttagtATTCAAAACTCCAGACACTTCAGTGGAAAAACTttaaattgtcttctttaaaaagaaACCAAGATTTGTTTCTAGACCAAATaattcaaaaaattattttcaagaaaaatattcttattatttttgtcttgttttcagtaaaatgatctaaaaattcttaaattaagatgcttttttcttgatgagcaaaacgacccaagaaaataagtttttataccaaaaatatcaaaacaagcaaaaaaatctgccaataagGTAAGcgaaaaaatcttgaacattttaaacactaaattcagaaaaatttgcttaccccattggcagattattttgcttgttttatgaacaaaatcacttaaatttgttattttttgtctaaaaactagacttattttgttgtgtcgttttgctcatcaagaaaaagcatcttaatttaagaatttttagatattttcactgaaaacaagacaaaaatactaagattttttttcttgaaaaaatttttttgcagtgtgttattttaatttaaaggcGCATATCAACTTTTGACAGTTAAAGGGTTAAGGTTAACAGATTTCATCTGATCTGACCAAAAAGTTTGCATTCATAGGTTTGCATTCATTATTGCTGAAATAAGCTGAGAGCTGATGTTGTACCCAAGACTGCTGGTTAGTTGCTTTTAAAGCggcattccactttttttgaaaatatgctcattttccaactgccctagagttaaacatttgattcttaccgtttttgaatccattcagctgatctccgggtctggcgctagcacttttagcatagcttagcataatccattgaatctgattagaccattagcatcacgcttaaaaataaccaaagagtttcgatattttttttcctatttaaaacttgactcttctgtagttacgtcgtgtactaagactgacagaaaattaaaagttgcgattttctaggcatatttgtgcatgatctctgaaagccaatgttgacatttgacatttcttttgatagacccgccccacacacaACCTaggcaatgatgtcggttagtagacacgccccttactgctggttACAAGGgtgttttggtagtcagcctgactccctttttcaaagtgtttttcaaaaatcatgcaccccgcctttaaagcaTGTGTATGGGTTTTCTAGGAAATATGTTTGAACAGTCATTATCTATGCACTTATATGCATTTGGCACGCACTTGTATCCAAAATGACTTACTGTGCAagttatacacatttttttgttaccTGGGTTCCAAcctatgaccttttgtgctgttaTACATTGGCACACTGTTAAACTTTCATATGCATAACATAGTTTCTTGTGACGTCTCCACCCACAGGCTCGATGGCTTGCACGTCGTGTTTGCGAATGTCATCGACGGAATAAGTGtggtgaaaaaataggtcattaaaatttggctccccttgtgatgtcagaaggggatagtaCCGCCCACTATCCAatcacgacactgccattttgttcagagatcagctaatttgcatttaaaaggacacatatttgctcacacctacaaagtggcaattttaaacatgttataataaattatttatatggtattttgaactaaaacttcacaaatgtactctagggacaccaaagttttattttacatcttaaaaaagtcttgtgatatgtcccctttaacacaaCATATAAAAAACCTCAGAAAATTGTATGTAAACATTTTGATTTTAAACTTGACATATAAACATTACAAATGATGCGGTGCTTCAAATAAGCAGAATATGTTTTTTTGCTTGAGTGTCCTGCATGAAGTCTTTTCGCTGAAGGATTAAAGTAATTCATCCAGAAGGTTTCCTGGGCTGTGCGTCTGGGCCAGAGCTGTACTGATGGGTTTATTGCACATGGGACATGCACATCTCACTTCCAGCCATTTCACCAAACACCTGCAGTAGACATTAAGTTAGGCATAAAAATTGTTGCAATGATACTTCGGGTCTCTGGGTTTTGCATTTCCAAATACGTATTACAAATACAATTGTACAGTCTTCTGTGTGTATCTACAGCTGCATAGACTTCTCTATAAAAGTGAAATTAGCATAATAATGGAAATACCTTTTGTGAAAAGCGTGTTGGCATGGCAACACTCCAAGCTCGTCTTTTGTCCTGAAGTCCTCCAAGCAGACTGCGCATGTTAACTGAGAGGGAAAATCAGAATGTTAAAACTGGGACGATATGTTGAGAGTTTTCAAAACTTCCAAACAGGTAAAAACATTTACCACGTCTGTATGTAACGTCGTTGTTTCATCTTTGAAAACAACCTGTAAAGTAAAACACAGTAAatacacgtttaaaaaaaagagtaaatcCAGAAACGATAATAAATAAATGCCATCAAATTTAAATTAGTGGTGGGCaaacgattaattgcatacaaaataatagtgtgtttttgcataatatatgtgtgtgtatgctgtaattattatgtatatataaatacacacattcaATTATATATCAATTTAAAAattatatagacggtttcagcagtaacaacataaacaagcggctgtcgcggtccgcacgtaacttccggtaaactccgctaagaataaataacaacaaagttctttaaacgtagtttatttatataacaagcaaaaaacaacacatagattacctaggaaaccaaaacatttgttattttcgacgaggcatttgttcaagagatcagtttagcaactagtcagaccattaaaaaaaacgaaaccggaagtaaggttcggatccagacgtgtatcacgtgcatccgatgaaacggtctataggctacaataaaaatgttctaaaatgtatacatgtatgtgtgtgtatttatatatacataatatttacacacacatactgtatattactcaaaaacacacttttattttgtatgcaaaactaacaagatttaacatatAGCTAACAACATCATgcttaaatcatgctagctatatgttaaatcatgttaacttcatgttcaaactttatgctaaatcatgataacatcatgcttgcttcatgttaaaggggccatggcatgaaaatctgacttttttcatgtttaagtgcagtAATTGGGTtcctagtgcttctatcaacctagaaaatgtaaaaaggaaaaacccagtaacttagttctggtaaaccattctttgcaagcatgtgaaaaaataggtaattgaaatttggctctccttatgatgtcataaggagctctcattataataataccaccccttcatctgcactatccaatcacagcacttccatttagtgcagagagaaaatagttaacagcacaattgagtttcaatttcaacaaaccaccatcattgagatcagtgtttgcacttcatcagctcatttgcattttaaaggacacacccaaaatggcacatttttgcacacacctacaaagtggcaattttaacatgctataataaattatttatatggtgttttgagcttaaacttcacatatgtgctctggggacaccaaagtttttttttttttgacatcttaaaaaaatattgtgacatgtcccctttaaatcatattaacttcatgttaacttcatgctaaatcatgttaacgtcatgttaaatcatgctagctacatattAAATCaggttaacttcatgctaaatcatgctaacttcatactaaatcatgttagctgtATGTTAAATCATACAAGCTTTATACTAAAACAAACAGCCAGCTAGCTACACTACTAAACTAAATTTCTTAAAAAGTCCACGTCAAACCTGTTGAACTTTTGTCTaactgttttaaacgttcaggccaggatttgtcaagccaacataacgtttgtctacaaactttagCATCCATCTAGTTTAAACATTGAAGTGTTAATCCTTTTAAAGTACACAATTTACAATTCTTATAAATAGATTTACTCTTCAAAATGATAATTGGCTTGCAGATGTTAGTTAGCTTCATATTTTAGTACGTAGTGTGATGACATTCAGACATTTTAAGTGTGTTTGCTGTATCAGATATTGTACACTCACCATGCTGTAACCGTCTCTATCATTCTGTGCCTGATGTCTCAgtttactgaaaataaaaagagACACACAAATCATAAACAACCATCTGCTGATTTGATGTCATACTGTATGTCGTGGGAAAAAACACTTTTGCTTTTGCTTTAACTTTACTTATTTGCCAATCAAAGCAGGGTTCCTCTCCACTTAACTGAATTGACATTGGAAAAAAAACATGGGGGTGCACAGTATTTTGTGTGACATAACCAAAATCCTTTAGCCAAAAATAGCATTGTGAACATAAAGTGCAGAGATACAATCTGGTCTTGAATTGTTTTAATAGGAAGTGCACGAGGCCACAGGAAGTCCTTTGTGCTCTGTGACTGTCTATCTGTCAGAGGAATTATTTACAGTACAATGATCACATCAAGCAAgcagtttattaaataaataaatagattcaGGATTAAATGCTTTACTATTTATTCATATCATGtatttaatgtgaaattaaCACACGTACCTTATAAAAAAGCAGCAGAATATCAcacttaaaacaaaaacaaatatccCAGTGCCAAAAATGACCACATAGATGTTTAGAGGAAGTTCCTGAGAGGTTACTGGAGGCATGGTGCTTTAAATATCAATCATTTCCTGAGAATAAAGAAGCCTGAAAGCAGAAGATAACAAACTGCTCATATTATAGCCTACAGATGATCAAGTTTTAAAGATGATtccaaataaaaagtaaataataaataaagcagtatttttgttaataatCAAGCAAAATCATTTCGTAGAAAGCTGTCaaaatctaatgatgagaattaaatatacaaataGACAAACAAGATAAATTAAGACAGTTTTGTGATGTAAATAAACAGAAAGCTCACCATCATTATCATCATCGACTCTTCAGTGTTTATTCTTCATACTAAAGATGTTTAGATGCCAAATCACTTTATTCTCACGGACCAACATTTAACCTAAATAACTCAGATGATCACGAACTATATATGTACAACAACGACTTTGTaaatattatatgtttatactATCTTAATAATATCCGGTGCGCATCGTGAAGATGAAATCATGTAAGAGACAGACAATCACAAACGTTCACAAAGCACGAGAGCATCCTAAGCCCCGCCCAAGGGTAAGGGGGCGGGGCTACTCACATCAGTTTCATCTCATAATGATTAATAGACATTTAATTGCTTGTAATCACTGGTTAAATTTGCTAGTTGTTATTATCACaagcaaataaatatttttaaataaatatacaaagaagGCCAACAAATATatttgctaaatatattttggaatatgtttacgaaaacataattttcactgatattttttgttgctatttttgtatatttaaaaatatatatatatttaaagcattaaaaaatatatttagccctcCGTATATTTCAATACAAGGAAATATATTCATGtcacattggaagaaaaacgttgttacaaacctgttttaaagtggttaaaattaaatatattttaaaaaatatactttgtATTTAGCCCATCACTGGTTAAATTTGCTAGTTGTTATTATCACaagcaaataaatatttttaaatatatttcaaaatatacaaagaagGCCAACAAATATATTTGCTAAattgctaaatatattttggaatatgtttacaaaaacataattttcactgatatattttgtggctatttttgtatatttaaatatatatatatatatatatatatatatatatatatatatatatatatatatatatatatatatatatatatatatttaaagcattaaaaatatatttagccatccatatatttcaatccaaggaaatatattcatgtcacattggaagaaaaactttgttacaaacctgttttaaagtagttaaaattaaatatatttaaaaacatatactttgtatttagcatatatttaaaatatttttggtgaAGAATACATTTTTGCCATATGTAAAATTTGCTTGcacttgaaatacattttgaaatatttgttgatatatgaaggttaaaacgaAATATATTTCcaagtttaaaaatatattcaattggGCATtaatttctacaaaatgtatttatttctattaatattattattattattatttttgctgtatgggcattattatgtattattttatCAACCATAATTCTCTAAatcatttgtttcatttttaaaaagttttagaaGAATATGTTTTGAAATGCGTGTTTTTATCAGAATAAGTTGTATTGCTGGCTTTTAAAGTATTGTCTCTTTTAATGTCCTTTTAAAAGACATGTTTAGACAGAAATGTTCCAGTTGTTGACTAAGGCAGTGACTTTTTCACACCCTGCTAACAAGTTTGACATTAGACAGCATTGCAATGTTTAGTTTATCTTAAGTGAATAATTGATTCAAGACAAGCAAAGACAAACTTCTTTAAATTATCATATAAAGTCTTTCAAAACTGGTCTTGCCAAAAAGGTATATTATAATTACCCAGTTGCACGCTTAATCCTACTGaatcacacaaaatgttttgggTGTCAACCAAATGTGCTTTTTCTCAAACAAGCAGCAGAAAGAGTTTAGTGGTTCTGTGTGAATTTTCTGCTTCTCTCCATGTAAAGAAAGTTCATTTAACATCCTCGTGCAAAATTTTACTACAAAACATTCACTATACAAACTTTAAAAGCATAGATACCAGAGTCATTATAATGTCAGACTGACTGAACAAACACTTCAGTTACACTGACTTACTATCTTGACCTCTAGTAAGGAAAAACTTTGGAATGGTCGGAATGGATGGGAAAATGGTTCCTATAGCTGTCACTAAGGTGGTACCCTTTAATAAAGTACGTTTGGACGTAAAGAGTTTataatagtacctcaaaggtaccaaatgtatatatatctgtacctaaatggtagaCAAAAGGACCTTTTTACTGCCTCAGTGACTGCTAGGGACCTTTTTTTGACAATTGTCTATACCTGTAAGTGCTTAAATACTATCCAGTGTTTAGTAACTGATAACCTTACAacccaaaatatatattttaaatatatgctaaacacattttgtaaaatgtaatgctcaattgaatgtattttttgaatttgaaaatatatttagttttaaccaaAATGTGTTTCAAGGTCAAGCTTTTacatcccatatggcaaaaatatattccatatatttgaaatatatgttaatttgataaagttaaaaatatatttaattttaaccttttaaatttttttcttccaatgcgacatgcattttatacataaacttttttgttgctttaacatgtatttattttttacatttttttttcaaaatataaatacagccaaaaaaaattatcagtgaaaaatatgttttttaaacatatttcaaaatatatttcagcataTATATTTGTTGGacaatattttgaaatatatttaaatatatatatatatatatatatatatatatatatatatatttattttgccATATGATATCTTTGCTTCAAATGTGTCCCTGTCCTTCTTGAAAATGCAACATGGTTTGCTATTTTGTTATCTAatgcagtggttcccaaactttttgagcgtgtggccccccttgtgaatggtgcattccttcgcggcccccccatagaaaatttgtgacaaaaaactgttttaaaactcaacattttaataaaaaaaacattaaattatacaaaaagtatagtgcttttggttagtagtcttatttttttaggtttaatttaattcatgataaattaatgtatttcataaaatgtcataaaactggggcccccctggcaccatctcgcggcccccagtttgaaaaccactgatctaatGCAACATTTAAACCTTAATAAGTGGTGTATGAATACTTGTGGAAATAGTTTTGGGTTGACTGATTATTTTTGTGGTAGATCATTCACACATTTTTTCATCAGACAAAAACCAAAGAGACATgtacacaaaacattttaatattgttATTCATATTAACAGTGGTATTTGGACCACATACAGTATTGTAAGCTACATTTGTCTTTGATTAAATCACTGATACATGTTTAGCTGCTTTTCAGGCTTAAAGTAAATGtcaaagttgtttatttttcaaactgcacattttatcatcatcatcatcatcatcatctgtcCAACTGCTCTTTCCCACCAAAAACTCAACCTTTTTTTTCACTAAGGGTTTCCTTCAGTTTGGTTTCACCAGTTTTTACACATCTGATCTTGTAGACCTCATTTCTAAGCTACTAAAGTGTCACTTTTTAAAGACACAAACTGGTGTGTAGTTCTGATCCACATATTGTGGATTGGGTCCTGGCAGTTGTTAGCTGAAGTCCAAGCTGTTGCAGAATGATTATATATACAGTGTGGTGATACATTgtgacaaataaatacaataaacagCTTTCCCCAATACGAATGTACAGAAAGACGATAATAATACATCACTGGAATTCATTTAGCTACAGTTTAAGTGTACTGCACTCGAGGATTGCTGGATCTGTTAATACAAG
This window of the Paramisgurnus dabryanus chromosome 10, PD_genome_1.1, whole genome shotgun sequence genome carries:
- the LOC135739494 gene encoding RING finger protein 122 codes for the protein MPPVTSQELPLNIYVVIFGTGIFVFVLSVIFCCFFISKLRHQAQNDRDGYSMVVFKDETTTLHTDVLTCAVCLEDFRTKDELGVLPCQHAFHKRCLVKWLEVRCACPMCNKPISTALAQTHSPGNLLDELL